In Dasania marina DSM 21967, one genomic interval encodes:
- the ptsP gene encoding phosphoenolpyruvate--protein phosphotransferase, with protein MDNNVLSELTRITTAVSYIDSPQEQVEMIVNSVSQSIAVDVCSLYQADKNNNLVLLASHGLNSSQPITIPQGKGLVGSVVNNKHTLNIANAPEHPCYFFVPKSGEEKFHGFCATPLVDHGVVVGVLVVQTIVPQLLDKASVAFVETLSSHLAIIVRAINISASSDDDGLGISCVAGSPGIGMGHAIVVSSRSVDEVKTTYSETPQHEKQELARLVATLNQQIDNDKATMSQKNTGNIDEIFFAMQMFLKDPMFINLVETFIDAGFNLPSSLKKAVGQLIGVFQSMDDGYLKAKADDVRYLGNRLYNLWLDEGGVKNKDTSKPYVLVGKQIDISHISEFSGNNLVAIVSGEGSLLSHVSVIANALSVPTVMGLSDKQLPSAGNYLVVDGYAGRLFVEPGPLVVSAYNELANKESTKNAVYDELKNLPATTLDNVGVQLLVNTGLLADLSPGIKHGADGVGLYRTEIPFLIRDSFPTEDEQVVVYQQVLEAYQGKPVYMRTLDVGGDKQLPYFPLGVEENPALGWRGIRFSLDNIQLLITQLRAMLRASVGHEGLHILIPMVSSTQELNEFRDCVKKVVAQLSDEGYDVVTPKIGVMIEVPGAISQLPFWKNKIDFISVGTNDLSQYLLAVDRNNSRVANRFDHVHPAVLHELYRIITMAKSYGLPVSICGEMSSDPVAVLLLLGMGVTRFSLGSSKLPKIKYLIRNVYQKQAEDLLNKALKKDNVRAIRALAGEFMNQQHLIESL; from the coding sequence ATGGATAATAATGTACTCTCCGAATTAACGCGAATAACTACAGCCGTTTCTTACATAGATTCACCGCAAGAACAGGTAGAAATGATTGTTAATTCGGTCAGCCAGTCTATAGCTGTGGACGTATGCTCGCTCTACCAAGCTGACAAAAATAACAATTTAGTGCTACTGGCCAGTCATGGTCTAAATTCATCGCAGCCTATCACTATTCCGCAAGGTAAAGGCTTGGTAGGCTCTGTGGTGAATAATAAACATACCTTAAATATAGCTAACGCGCCTGAACATCCCTGCTACTTTTTTGTGCCTAAAAGCGGCGAAGAAAAATTCCATGGATTCTGTGCTACCCCTTTGGTAGACCACGGTGTAGTGGTAGGTGTGTTAGTGGTGCAAACTATAGTGCCGCAATTATTAGATAAAGCCAGTGTTGCTTTTGTTGAAACCCTCTCCTCGCATTTAGCCATTATTGTGCGTGCCATTAATATTAGCGCTAGCTCAGATGACGACGGCCTAGGTATTAGTTGTGTTGCCGGCTCACCGGGCATAGGTATGGGGCATGCCATTGTCGTGTCATCGCGTTCGGTAGATGAGGTGAAAACCACCTATTCAGAAACGCCTCAGCATGAAAAACAAGAGCTAGCCCGTTTAGTGGCTACGCTTAATCAGCAAATTGATAATGATAAGGCGACTATGTCGCAAAAAAACACCGGTAATATTGATGAAATATTTTTTGCTATGCAGATGTTTCTTAAAGACCCGATGTTTATCAATTTAGTAGAAACCTTTATTGATGCCGGTTTTAACCTGCCTTCGTCATTAAAAAAAGCCGTGGGGCAATTGATAGGTGTATTCCAATCTATGGATGATGGCTATCTCAAGGCTAAGGCCGATGACGTACGCTACCTAGGTAACCGCCTGTATAATTTATGGTTAGATGAAGGTGGGGTGAAAAATAAGGATACCAGTAAGCCCTATGTGTTAGTGGGTAAGCAAATTGACATTTCCCATATTTCTGAATTTTCGGGTAACAATTTGGTTGCCATAGTAAGTGGTGAGGGTTCGCTGCTTTCGCATGTCTCGGTCATTGCTAATGCGCTCAGTGTGCCAACTGTGATGGGCTTAAGTGACAAGCAGCTACCCAGTGCCGGTAATTATCTAGTTGTGGATGGCTATGCCGGTCGTTTATTTGTTGAGCCTGGGCCATTGGTGGTGTCGGCGTATAACGAGTTGGCCAATAAAGAAAGTACAAAAAATGCGGTTTATGATGAATTAAAAAACCTACCGGCCACCACCTTGGATAATGTTGGGGTGCAGCTATTGGTAAACACCGGTCTGCTGGCAGACTTATCTCCCGGTATTAAACATGGCGCAGATGGTGTGGGCCTGTATAGAACGGAAATCCCCTTTTTAATAAGAGACAGCTTTCCCACCGAGGATGAGCAGGTTGTGGTTTATCAACAAGTGCTAGAGGCCTATCAGGGCAAGCCGGTCTATATGCGAACGCTGGATGTGGGTGGTGACAAGCAATTGCCTTATTTCCCTTTGGGTGTAGAGGAGAACCCCGCTTTGGGTTGGCGAGGCATACGTTTTTCGCTGGATAATATACAGCTATTAATTACCCAGTTAAGAGCCATGCTAAGGGCGTCAGTGGGGCATGAAGGCTTACATATTTTAATACCCATGGTGTCATCTACCCAAGAGCTGAATGAATTTCGAGACTGTGTAAAAAAAGTGGTGGCACAATTAAGTGATGAGGGCTATGACGTCGTCACGCCTAAAATCGGCGTGATGATAGAGGTGCCGGGGGCTATTTCGCAGCTACCTTTCTGGAAAAATAAGATTGATTTTATTTCTGTGGGCACCAATGATTTAAGCCAATATTTGTTGGCGGTGGATAGAAATAACTCCCGTGTCGCCAATCGCTTTGACCATGTACACCCGGCAGTATTGCATGAGTTATACCGCATTATCACTATGGCCAAGAGCTATGGATTACCCGTGTCTATTTGCGGTGAAATGAGTTCAGACCCGGTGGCGGTGTTATTATTACTGGGGATGGGGGTGACGCGTTTTAGTTTAGGGTCATCAAAACTGCCTAAGATTAAGTACCTCATTAGAAATGTTTATCAAAAGCAAGCTGAAGATTTACTCAATAAAGCGTTAAAAAAGGATAACGTACGGGCAATACGTGCATTGGCTGGTGAGTTTATGAACCAGCAGCACCTTATTGAAAGCCTATAA
- a CDS encoding magnesium transporter CorA family protein: MINTYLYHSDEHVSAGNEEQIALWQQDSAKKIWVDIQFNENDIEQHSELLATLGCHALAITDTFRKRHPPKLEIFDEHIFLLYRGIHSIENNLKYVHQQIAFFISERILITVHPQASMGINAVLTAEQSKGSFSPPITIALDIIHKSAGIYLERTLDFENELSAIEDALRTDSSESALLQLASYKAELIKLKRIFNYHNLIFEQLKNFSDEDLPIDSILHAHKINDVAERLERLHSLSQMHYDICGDMIDSYISITSHQLNITMRILTVVTAVFVPLTFLAGIYGMNFEYIPELKYRIAYPALMTTMLVMAVTLIIIFKKKKWF; encoded by the coding sequence ATGATTAACACCTACCTTTACCACAGTGACGAGCACGTAAGTGCTGGCAACGAAGAACAAATAGCGCTGTGGCAGCAAGATAGTGCGAAAAAAATCTGGGTTGATATACAGTTTAATGAAAACGATATAGAGCAACACAGCGAATTACTCGCCACTCTAGGCTGTCATGCATTAGCCATTACTGACACCTTTAGGAAGCGCCATCCCCCTAAGCTTGAAATTTTCGATGAGCATATTTTTTTATTGTATAGAGGCATACATTCTATAGAAAACAACCTTAAATATGTCCATCAACAAATAGCCTTTTTTATTAGCGAACGCATCTTAATCACCGTACACCCTCAAGCCTCTATGGGCATTAATGCGGTACTAACCGCGGAGCAATCCAAAGGCTCTTTTTCACCGCCCATTACAATAGCGCTGGACATCATCCACAAATCGGCAGGTATTTATCTAGAAAGAACGCTGGACTTTGAAAATGAACTTAGCGCCATCGAGGATGCTTTGCGCACAGACTCTAGCGAGAGCGCACTATTACAACTAGCCAGCTATAAAGCTGAGCTCATTAAACTCAAGCGTATCTTTAACTACCACAACCTTATATTTGAGCAACTTAAAAACTTTAGTGACGAAGATCTACCTATAGATAGCATCCTACATGCTCATAAAATTAATGATGTCGCAGAAAGATTAGAGCGCTTACACAGCCTATCGCAAATGCATTACGACATATGCGGTGACATGATAGACAGTTATATTTCTATTACTTCACACCAACTGAATATCACCATGCGTATATTAACCGTGGTAACGGCTGTTTTTGTACCCCTCACATTCTTGGCAGGTATTTACGGCATGAACTTTGAGTATATACCTGAGCTTAAATACAGAATTGCCTACCCAGCGCTCATGACGACTATGCTAGTGATGGCTGTGACTCTAATTATTATCTTCAAGAAAAAGAAATGGTTTTAA
- a CDS encoding dicarboxylate/amino acid:cation symporter — protein sequence MKNNHYFDLSPLKLLSDRLDRLIAGRLWLKVLIGLGLGVILGLLLGPEVGLFQKETVKVITAWLALPGHIFLSLIQMIVVPLIIASVVKGLAANTNMASLKKIGAFAVMFIIFTTALGTITGIGLGQLIKPGHHIDSAALDVGLPSHSENLNKGFPAAEDVPEKLLSIFPKNPIASMVSGEMLQVILFAAILGIALLSIPVKQAQPLFDLLGALQEVSMRVVSWAMYIAPFAVFGLITRLVANLGINVLTGMLMYVITVLLGLFILFLFYLLVVKLLGKIPIGVFLKQLKELLLLAFSTSSSAAVMPLTLQLTENTFAVRPAIARFLVPLGATINMTGTALYQGVATVFLAQVFNVELTLASYVFVVTMAVAASIGSPATPGAGIVILSMVLEGVGIPAAGVALLLGVDRVLDMCRTAINVLGDVALCCIAEQFISKDVE from the coding sequence ATGAAAAACAATCACTACTTTGATCTGTCACCCTTAAAACTACTTAGCGACCGCTTGGATAGATTAATAGCCGGGCGTTTATGGCTTAAGGTGTTAATAGGTTTAGGCTTAGGGGTTATTCTGGGCTTACTACTAGGGCCAGAAGTCGGTTTGTTTCAGAAAGAAACCGTTAAAGTTATTACCGCATGGTTAGCCTTGCCTGGACATATTTTCTTATCATTGATACAGATGATAGTTGTGCCTTTGATTATTGCCTCTGTAGTGAAAGGCTTGGCAGCTAACACCAATATGGCCTCACTGAAAAAAATCGGTGCTTTTGCTGTGATGTTTATTATTTTCACTACAGCCTTGGGGACTATTACCGGTATAGGCTTGGGGCAGCTGATAAAGCCTGGCCATCATATTGATAGTGCGGCCTTGGATGTAGGCTTGCCTAGCCATAGCGAAAATCTTAATAAAGGTTTTCCGGCTGCAGAAGATGTGCCAGAAAAATTACTGTCTATTTTCCCTAAAAACCCTATAGCGTCTATGGTCTCGGGTGAAATGTTACAGGTAATATTATTTGCTGCCATTTTAGGTATAGCCTTGCTGTCGATACCGGTGAAACAGGCTCAGCCGTTATTTGATTTATTGGGCGCCTTGCAAGAAGTGAGTATGCGGGTAGTATCGTGGGCGATGTATATTGCGCCTTTTGCGGTATTTGGATTGATCACTAGGTTGGTAGCTAATCTGGGTATTAATGTACTTACCGGCATGTTGATGTATGTCATTACGGTATTGCTGGGTTTGTTTATATTATTCCTGTTTTATCTGCTGGTGGTTAAATTGTTGGGGAAAATACCTATAGGTGTTTTTCTTAAACAGTTGAAAGAATTACTACTGTTAGCCTTTTCCACTAGTAGTTCTGCGGCGGTGATGCCTTTAACCTTGCAGCTTACCGAAAACACCTTTGCGGTTAGGCCGGCTATAGCACGGTTTTTAGTGCCTTTAGGGGCTACTATTAATATGACCGGTACCGCCCTGTACCAAGGTGTTGCTACGGTATTTTTAGCGCAGGTGTTTAATGTGGAGTTAACACTAGCCAGCTATGTATTTGTGGTAACCATGGCGGTGGCGGCGTCTATAGGTTCACCCGCCACACCTGGGGCGGGGATAGTGATTTTGAGTATGGTGTTAGAGGGCGTAGGCATTCCAGCGGCAGGTGTGGCCTTGTTATTGGGTGTGGATAGGGTGCTGGATATGTGTCGCACCGCGATCAATGTGTTGGGGGATGTAGCGCTGTGTTGTATTGCTGAACAGTTTATTAGTAAAGACGTTGAATAA
- the speB gene encoding agmatinase: MSDKKFNQPLGGNEMPRFHGPGTMFRLPSEKTAAGLDMAIIGVGLDIGTSNRNGTRFGPRQIRAESSMVRPYGMATQAAPFDSFQIADVGDVPLNTFNLLKSIDIIEDFFSDVLSHNAKPVTLGGDHTISLPILRALHKKHGKKLALVHVDAHADINDNMFGEKIAHGTIFRRAVEEGLVDGNKMVQIGLRTTGYSADDFEWTREQGGRVVPAEECWHKSLTPLMAEVREQIGADTPVYLTFDIDGLDPSVAPGTGTPEPGGLSSIQGIEIIRGCYGLNLVGCDLVEVSPPYDNSGNTALLAANLVFEMLCSFPGCIRRS; this comes from the coding sequence ATGAGTGATAAAAAATTTAACCAACCACTAGGCGGTAACGAAATGCCGCGCTTTCACGGCCCCGGTACTATGTTTCGCCTGCCTTCAGAAAAAACGGCTGCAGGCTTGGATATGGCCATTATCGGTGTAGGCCTAGACATAGGCACCAGCAACCGTAACGGCACCCGTTTTGGGCCGCGTCAAATTCGCGCCGAATCTTCCATGGTAAGACCCTACGGTATGGCCACACAGGCGGCACCGTTTGATTCATTTCAAATTGCCGATGTCGGCGACGTACCGTTAAATACCTTTAACCTATTAAAGTCTATAGACATTATTGAAGACTTTTTCAGCGACGTGTTAAGCCACAACGCCAAACCCGTTACCCTAGGTGGCGATCACACCATCTCTCTGCCTATTTTACGCGCACTGCACAAAAAGCACGGTAAGAAATTGGCCCTAGTACACGTAGACGCTCACGCCGATATTAACGACAACATGTTTGGCGAGAAAATTGCCCATGGCACTATCTTCCGCCGCGCGGTTGAAGAAGGCTTAGTCGACGGCAACAAAATGGTGCAAATTGGTTTGCGCACCACTGGCTATTCCGCTGATGATTTTGAATGGACCCGCGAGCAAGGCGGCAGAGTTGTACCCGCCGAAGAATGCTGGCACAAATCACTAACGCCGTTAATGGCCGAAGTACGCGAGCAGATAGGCGCAGACACACCCGTTTACTTAACCTTCGACATAGACGGCCTAGACCCTTCTGTAGCGCCTGGCACAGGCACACCTGAACCAGGCGGCTTAAGCAGTATACAAGGCATAGAGATTATTCGCGGCTGCTACGGCTTAAACCTCGTAGGCTGTGATTTAGTTGAAGTGTCGCCGCCCTATGACAACTCCGGCAATACCGCCCTACTGGCGGCCAACTTAGTGTTTGAAATGCTGTGTTCCTTCCCAGGCTGCATACGCAGAAGCTAG
- a CDS encoding mechanosensitive ion channel family protein: MDNENIWQTPLLHVGNYTLVTSQLLTFIVMLVITYIAAKIINKVFHRLTHKDSSMTVAHLYIIGRFAQYSIYVVGFVLAVSALGIDMSKLALMASALGVGIGLGLQGIVNNFVSGLAILLERSLKVGDFIELDTGLTGEVIEIHMRATLIRTNDNVDILIPNAELTNGKVINWTLEESVRRFRIPFGVAYGSDKDVVKKAVLEAASSVRYTLDIEGREPIVWMTGFGDSSLNFTLGVWVTAEQVKRPTALTSDYLWAIDDALRKYKIEIPFPQRDLHIRSNSTQQPLEN, from the coding sequence ATGGATAACGAAAATATTTGGCAAACACCTTTATTACACGTAGGTAACTATACGCTGGTGACTAGCCAGCTACTCACCTTTATCGTGATGTTAGTGATTACCTATATAGCGGCAAAAATCATTAACAAAGTTTTTCACCGCTTAACCCATAAAGACAGCTCCATGACGGTGGCGCACCTGTATATTATCGGACGCTTTGCCCAATACAGCATTTATGTGGTTGGCTTTGTACTGGCAGTCTCAGCGCTAGGCATAGACATGAGCAAACTGGCGCTAATGGCCAGCGCTTTGGGTGTAGGCATAGGTTTAGGCCTACAGGGTATAGTGAATAATTTTGTTTCTGGCTTGGCGATTTTATTAGAACGCAGTTTAAAAGTCGGTGACTTTATAGAGTTGGACACCGGCCTGACTGGCGAAGTGATAGAAATACATATGCGCGCCACGCTGATTCGAACTAACGACAATGTCGACATACTCATACCCAATGCCGAACTCACCAATGGCAAAGTTATCAACTGGACCTTAGAAGAAAGCGTCAGACGTTTTCGCATCCCTTTTGGCGTTGCCTATGGCAGCGATAAAGACGTGGTAAAAAAAGCCGTGTTAGAAGCTGCTAGCAGTGTTAGATACACCCTAGATATTGAAGGGCGGGAACCTATAGTTTGGATGACGGGCTTTGGTGATAGCAGCTTAAACTTTACTCTGGGTGTTTGGGTAACCGCTGAACAAGTTAAACGCCCTACTGCATTAACCTCTGATTACTTGTGGGCCATAGACGATGCCTTAAGAAAGTATAAAATTGAAATCCCCTTCCCTCAACGCGACTTACACATACGCAGTAATAGCACACAACAACCATTAGAAAATTAA
- a CDS encoding transporter, whose protein sequence is MPIYTKKIKKRVGELIAPLIILLPAPSFAAHPLISDDTGTQGKGNQQLELSWDRINQESEGVNRRSLDAVWSLGVADSIDVSLYLPYTHVSHNRVESSKGIGDGSANFKWRFLESESWSMAATYSIGILSGDEDKGLGDDELLNFANVIAQKQWQSWQWLINAGWQYQHHGDSAARDHNWQVSSAMLYHHNSQWTWLADIGYRQNPIASSSNAPGVMVLGVIYHLNPDLDIDVGYHKGVNTADKSERLGLGVAIRW, encoded by the coding sequence ATGCCAATCTATACAAAAAAAATAAAAAAGCGCGTGGGCGAATTGATTGCCCCCTTAATAATTTTATTACCTGCGCCTAGCTTCGCTGCCCACCCTTTAATATCGGATGATACCGGAACCCAAGGTAAGGGTAATCAGCAGCTAGAGTTGAGCTGGGATAGAATTAATCAAGAGTCCGAGGGTGTTAACCGCCGCAGCTTGGATGCGGTGTGGAGTTTAGGGGTGGCTGATAGCATTGATGTCAGCTTGTATTTACCCTACACCCATGTATCCCATAACCGTGTTGAGTCAAGTAAGGGCATAGGCGATGGTAGTGCCAATTTTAAGTGGCGTTTTTTAGAATCTGAAAGTTGGAGTATGGCAGCTACTTATAGCATAGGCATACTTAGCGGCGATGAGGACAAAGGTTTAGGTGATGATGAGTTGCTGAATTTTGCCAATGTTATTGCCCAAAAACAGTGGCAGTCATGGCAGTGGTTGATCAATGCCGGCTGGCAATATCAGCATCATGGCGATAGCGCGGCGCGCGATCATAATTGGCAGGTTTCTAGCGCTATGCTTTACCATCACAATAGCCAGTGGACTTGGCTGGCTGATATAGGCTATAGGCAAAACCCTATAGCCTCCAGCAGTAATGCCCCGGGCGTTATGGTGTTGGGTGTTATTTATCACCTTAACCCAGATCTAGATATCGATGTGGGTTATCACAAGGGTGTCAATACGGCGGATAAAAGTGAGCGCTTAGGCTTAGGCGTGGCGATACGTTGGTAA
- a CDS encoding mechanosensitive ion channel family protein, whose amino-acid sequence MSYIAMEVSITDHKFITSALLIAVALLIRWFVIYQLNKQDFRDDDGNHRWINSAKNATNLIILIGLVLVWITELRFVALSIATFVVALVIATREFIQCFLGSLYQASTRSFIVGDWIQIGDNSGKVVSTDWLSTRLLEIDMATSSYQVTGKTLLIPNNQFIVHPIKNLNHLRKFIPHTISIIREADTVNVFDFKAALLKKAAEYCHKFEELSKHYNHVNSKKDRREHNDHHPSVRISTTALGKNQFDLTVYCPPHEAVSLEQKLTKYFMTLWYQAHKKTKTNGPKNDDESASSTLDNH is encoded by the coding sequence ATGAGCTACATTGCAATGGAAGTTAGTATTACCGACCACAAATTTATCACCTCAGCCCTGCTTATTGCAGTCGCCTTATTAATACGCTGGTTTGTTATTTACCAACTCAACAAACAGGATTTCCGTGACGATGACGGTAATCACCGCTGGATAAATAGCGCAAAAAACGCCACCAATCTAATAATTTTAATAGGTTTGGTGCTTGTATGGATTACCGAGTTGCGCTTTGTCGCCCTCTCTATTGCCACCTTTGTAGTAGCCTTGGTTATTGCCACCCGCGAGTTTATCCAGTGCTTTTTAGGCTCTCTATACCAGGCCAGCACCCGCTCTTTTATCGTCGGCGACTGGATACAAATAGGCGATAATAGCGGCAAGGTAGTCAGCACAGACTGGTTAAGCACACGCTTATTAGAAATCGACATGGCAACCTCCAGCTACCAAGTTACTGGTAAAACACTACTCATACCCAATAACCAATTTATCGTACATCCGATTAAAAACTTAAACCACCTACGCAAGTTTATCCCGCATACCATTTCTATTATTAGAGAAGCCGATACCGTTAATGTCTTTGATTTTAAAGCTGCACTATTAAAAAAAGCCGCAGAGTATTGCCACAAATTTGAAGAGCTAAGCAAGCATTACAATCATGTCAATAGCAAAAAAGACCGTAGAGAGCATAACGACCACCACCCCAGCGTGCGTATTAGCACTACCGCTCTAGGTAAAAACCAATTCGATCTTACCGTGTATTGCCCACCCCACGAGGCGGTAAGCTTAGAGCAAAAGCTCACTAAATATTTTATGACGCTGTGGTATCAAGCCCACAAAAAAACAAAAACCAACGGCCCAAAAAACGATGACGAAAGCGCCTCATCTACTCTCGACAACCATTAA
- a CDS encoding DUF21 domain-containing protein translates to MSYDIYIWIGIVFCLTQSAVFSGLNLAYFSISRLQLEVEAGRNNKAAQKVLTLREDSNFLLATILWGNVSINVLLTLLSDSVLVGLYAFLFSSIAITILGEIIPQAYFSRNALNVGSLLKPVISFYQFLLYPVARPTAIMLDGWLGKEGITYLREKELKGIIKAHIDSEDADMEHVEGIGAINFLSVEDIQVADEGEVLDPASIIELPCRLDLPTLPEPGTENFKRFIQQVHQSGHKWVVLTDEQQQPQLTLDADGFIRSALLDNLSLTDAGPTAPSFDPYKFCHRPVVVKDQQLSLGAAMKLLKMAAGKDSHSDEVMDKDIILVWTQEQCRVITGADILGRLLKGIGSDQPQAGANTADCPTL, encoded by the coding sequence ATGAGTTACGATATTTATATATGGATAGGCATAGTCTTTTGCCTCACCCAGTCGGCAGTATTTTCCGGCCTCAACCTCGCTTACTTTAGTATTAGCCGCTTGCAGCTAGAGGTAGAGGCAGGGCGTAATAATAAAGCCGCACAAAAAGTGTTAACACTACGTGAAGACTCTAACTTTTTACTCGCCACTATCTTATGGGGCAATGTTTCTATTAATGTCTTACTCACACTATTATCCGACTCGGTATTAGTAGGTCTGTATGCCTTTTTATTCTCATCGATAGCTATTACTATTTTGGGCGAAATCATTCCGCAAGCCTATTTTTCTCGCAACGCCCTTAATGTAGGCTCATTATTAAAGCCCGTTATTAGCTTCTATCAATTCCTGTTATACCCAGTTGCTAGGCCTACCGCCATTATGCTGGATGGCTGGCTGGGAAAAGAAGGCATTACCTATCTTAGGGAGAAAGAGTTAAAGGGCATCATCAAAGCCCATATCGATTCTGAAGATGCTGACATGGAACATGTGGAAGGCATAGGGGCGATTAATTTTCTCTCGGTTGAAGACATACAAGTTGCCGATGAAGGTGAAGTGCTAGACCCAGCCAGTATTATTGAGCTTCCTTGTCGATTAGATTTACCTACTCTGCCCGAGCCGGGCACGGAAAACTTCAAACGCTTTATTCAACAAGTCCATCAATCAGGCCATAAATGGGTAGTGCTTACCGATGAACAACAACAGCCACAACTTACTCTAGATGCCGACGGTTTTATACGCTCGGCCTTGCTAGACAATTTAAGCTTAACCGATGCCGGCCCTACAGCCCCTAGCTTTGACCCCTATAAGTTTTGCCATCGACCGGTAGTCGTTAAAGACCAGCAACTTAGTTTAGGCGCCGCCATGAAGTTATTGAAAATGGCCGCCGGTAAAGACAGCCACTCCGACGAAGTGATGGATAAGGATATAATTCTTGTCTGGACACAAGAACAATGTAGAGTTATCACTGGCGCAGATATTTTAGGCCGCTTGCTCAAAGGCATAGGCTCAGACCAGCCTCAAGCCGGCGCGAACACTGCCGACTGCCCTACTTTATAA
- a CDS encoding aminotransferase — MSSIIYPTTSFKATEQLILERGEGIYVYDNQGKKYLEGMAGLWCTSLGYGNEELISTVEEQMRKLTYSHMFGGKSHQVGMDLSDKLTEMVPVDDAKIFFGHSGSDANDSHIKMLRYYFNAIGKPEKRKIITRERAYHGVTVAAGSLTSLPVNLAHFDSPLEALGILRTDHPHYYHGAQNGETEAQFVDRITGNLEKMILAEGPDTIAAFIAEPITGASGVIVPPAGYYEKVQAILSKYDIFFWADEVITGFGRTGNDFGCTTMNIKPDMMSFAKQMSSAYFPISAAVIRGDMYEAMIEQSAATGVFGHGYTYSGHPVGCAVALKVMEIYQRDNIFAKAAKTGEYMQSKMAEFKDHPLVGDIRGAGMIGALELVANKDKGTPFATGAVGGNIMKTCQDNGLIVRAVAGSSAAFCPPLVTTEAQIDEMFEIFSKSLDETLDFAKQENLLVD, encoded by the coding sequence ATGAGTTCAATTATTTACCCAACCACCAGCTTTAAAGCCACCGAGCAATTAATTTTAGAGCGTGGCGAAGGCATCTATGTATACGATAACCAAGGCAAGAAATACCTAGAAGGTATGGCCGGTCTTTGGTGTACGTCGCTAGGCTATGGCAACGAAGAGCTAATCAGCACCGTTGAAGAGCAAATGCGCAAGCTAACCTACAGCCATATGTTTGGCGGTAAAAGCCACCAAGTAGGCATGGATCTGTCTGACAAATTAACCGAAATGGTTCCTGTAGACGACGCCAAAATCTTCTTCGGCCACTCAGGTTCTGACGCCAACGATTCGCATATCAAAATGTTGCGTTACTACTTTAACGCTATCGGTAAGCCAGAGAAGCGCAAAATTATTACTCGCGAGCGCGCCTACCACGGCGTTACTGTTGCTGCCGGTTCATTAACTAGTTTGCCTGTTAACTTGGCACACTTTGACTCGCCGCTAGAAGCCTTAGGTATTTTGCGTACTGATCACCCGCACTACTATCACGGTGCACAAAACGGCGAAACTGAAGCACAGTTTGTAGACCGCATCACTGGCAACCTAGAAAAGATGATTCTAGCAGAAGGCCCCGATACTATTGCGGCGTTCATCGCAGAACCTATCACCGGCGCCAGTGGCGTTATCGTGCCACCAGCGGGTTACTACGAAAAAGTACAGGCCATCTTAAGCAAGTACGACATCTTCTTCTGGGCTGACGAAGTTATCACTGGCTTTGGTCGTACTGGTAACGATTTTGGCTGTACCACCATGAATATTAAACCCGACATGATGAGCTTTGCTAAGCAAATGTCTTCTGCCTACTTCCCCATTTCGGCAGCGGTTATACGCGGCGATATGTACGAAGCCATGATAGAGCAAAGTGCAGCAACTGGCGTATTCGGCCACGGCTACACTTATTCAGGTCACCCAGTAGGTTGTGCGGTTGCGTTAAAAGTTATGGAGATTTATCAGCGCGATAACATCTTTGCAAAAGCGGCTAAAACTGGCGAATACATGCAAAGCAAAATGGCCGAGTTTAAAGATCACCCCTTAGTGGGCGACATACGCGGCGCAGGCATGATAGGCGCACTTGAACTGGTTGCTAACAAAGACAAAGGCACCCCATTTGCCACTGGCGCGGTTGGCGGCAACATTATGAAAACCTGCCAAGACAATGGCCTAATCGTGCGTGCAGTTGCTGGCTCTAGTGCCGCCTTCTGCCCACCACTAGTCACCACTGAAGCGCAGATTGATGAAATGTTTGAGATCTTTAGCAAGTCACTAGATGAAACCTTAGATTTCGCCAAGCAAGAGAACCTGCTAGTTGATTAA